The proteins below come from a single Chitinophaga pinensis DSM 2588 genomic window:
- a CDS encoding peroxiredoxin has protein sequence MKQVKMLLTLALLFAANVIYAQSSLKAGDKLPLFVLKDQDGNDFVVSEYIGKHKLVIFFYHKDDSEMAVKEVCGFRDSYPDFKAANAMIIGIGNGSVESHKAFRKQHNLPYVLLSDPQNDALRLFGSKTGFFHDMRDTFITDLGGNITYTYRGHFKKGEIYSEKVLSYLRTDGVN, from the coding sequence ATGAAACAGGTAAAAATGCTACTAACCCTTGCCCTATTGTTTGCCGCCAATGTGATATACGCACAGTCTTCTCTCAAAGCTGGAGACAAACTGCCCTTGTTTGTTTTGAAAGACCAGGATGGAAATGATTTTGTGGTGAGTGAATATATAGGAAAACACAAGCTGGTCATCTTTTTTTATCATAAAGACGACAGTGAGATGGCTGTAAAGGAAGTCTGCGGTTTCAGAGATAGTTATCCGGATTTCAAAGCCGCCAATGCCATGATCATCGGTATTGGCAATGGTAGTGTTGAAAGTCATAAGGCTTTCCGGAAACAGCATAATCTGCCGTATGTGCTGCTGAGTGATCCTCAGAATGACGCATTGAGGCTGTTTGGTTCGAAAACTGGATTCTTTCACGATATGAGAGACACATTCATTACAGATCTGGGTGGGAATATCACATACACCTACCGTGGCCATTTTAAAAAAGGAGAAATCTACTCTGAGAAAGTGCTGAGTTATCTCAGAACTGACGGAGTCAACTAA
- a CDS encoding flavin reductase family protein, with protein MKKPYRKKDLPVAEIRRYLEPGPTVLVSSHWKDDTNIMTMGWHTVMEFSPSMIGCMITAANYSFELIKKSKECVINIPTHDMIDEIIGIGNSTGEEIDKFSEFGLTAVAAEKVKAPLIKECYANFECKVIDEHLLPKYNFFVLEVVKAHVAVSPKYPRTVHYRGDATFMISGRNLSYPGKFKSQNL; from the coding sequence ATGAAAAAGCCATATAGAAAAAAAGACCTGCCGGTGGCGGAGATCCGGCGATACCTGGAACCAGGACCAACTGTACTGGTGAGCTCTCACTGGAAAGATGATACGAATATCATGACGATGGGTTGGCATACAGTAATGGAGTTTTCTCCATCGATGATCGGCTGTATGATCACAGCGGCTAATTATAGTTTTGAGCTGATCAAAAAAAGCAAAGAGTGTGTGATTAATATTCCGACCCATGACATGATCGATGAGATTATAGGCATAGGGAACAGCACAGGTGAAGAAATAGATAAATTCAGTGAATTTGGGTTAACGGCGGTAGCAGCTGAAAAGGTAAAAGCACCCCTCATAAAGGAATGCTATGCCAATTTTGAGTGTAAGGTGATTGACGAACACCTGTTACCAAAGTATAACTTCTTTGTGCTTGAAGTGGTGAAAGCGCATGTTGCGGTTTCTCCTAAATATCCCCGCACGGTACATTACAGAGGGGATGCGACGTTTATGATCTCAGGCAGGAATCTTTCATATCCCGGCAAATTCAAATCTCAGAACCTGTAA
- a CDS encoding nuclear transport factor 2 family protein — protein sequence MNTDKLTNTTVRKAIDALQSADSKAWFALFTADAILHDDGNKMNFRSFFEKALGHDRFTSIDKVENNGLDIYGHIHSDHWGDFKTYFKFQINSEGKINRLDIGQASY from the coding sequence ATGAATACTGATAAATTAACCAACACGACCGTCAGAAAGGCGATAGACGCACTACAAAGTGCCGACAGCAAGGCATGGTTTGCATTGTTTACTGCAGATGCAATCCTGCATGATGATGGTAATAAAATGAATTTCCGTAGTTTCTTTGAGAAGGCATTAGGACACGACCGCTTTACCAGTATCGACAAGGTAGAGAATAATGGTCTGGACATATATGGCCATATCCACAGTGATCACTGGGGCGATTTTAAAACCTATTTCAAGTTCCAGATCAACAGTGAGGGTAAAATCAACCGCCTGGATATCGGACAAGCCAGTTACTGA